A DNA window from Halorubrum sp. DM2 contains the following coding sequences:
- a CDS encoding ParA family protein has protein sequence MTETTETAETIEAPPAIVAMLNQKGGVGKTTLTIHVAGALADRGLDVLVVDLAPEGALTSILGYDEAYSDLDREVSLHELLLDPSRADDVDDIIITGEEFDLLPANERMVDRTGGELNGEPRARERLKMVLDELATGYDVVLVDNMPSINVLTDNALVASDGVLIPAYAEALSVQGLDRLQKQIDSVREYFGTVRILGIIANRVEHNKQADAMLEQLHSEFEDGLEIPVFDVYKRVDLQRAIAAQERSIFAADELDSDMAEVLADVAALVEAELVREANE, from the coding sequence ATGACTGAAACGACTGAAACGGCTGAAACGATCGAAGCGCCCCCAGCGATCGTGGCGATGCTCAACCAGAAAGGGGGGGTTGGAAAAACGACACTCACAATCCACGTTGCCGGCGCACTCGCCGACCGTGGGCTTGACGTCCTCGTGGTCGACCTTGCCCCTGAGGGGGCACTCACGTCGATCCTCGGCTACGACGAGGCGTACAGCGACCTTGACCGGGAGGTGTCACTCCACGAGTTGCTGCTCGATCCCAGCCGCGCAGACGACGTCGACGACATCATCATCACTGGCGAAGAGTTTGATCTCCTCCCCGCGAACGAGCGGATGGTCGATCGCACTGGCGGCGAACTCAATGGCGAACCCCGCGCTCGAGAACGGCTGAAGATGGTTCTCGACGAGCTCGCAACCGGGTATGATGTCGTTCTCGTCGACAACATGCCGAGCATCAACGTGCTCACGGACAATGCGCTGGTTGCCAGCGATGGTGTGTTGATTCCTGCCTACGCAGAGGCCCTCTCTGTCCAGGGCCTTGATCGACTCCAGAAGCAGATCGACAGCGTTCGAGAGTACTTTGGAACGGTACGAATTCTCGGTATCATCGCGAACCGCGTCGAGCATAACAAACAGGCCGACGCCATGCTCGAACAGTTACATTCCGAGTTTGAGGATGGACTCGAGATTCCAGTGTTCGACGTGTACAAGCGAGTCGATCTTCAGCGTGCGATCGCCGCCCAGGAGCGCTCTATCTTTGCGGCTGATGAACTCGACAGCGACATGGCCGAAGTACTCGCCGACGTGGCGGCACTCGTCGAGGCCGAACTCGTGAGGGAAGCAAATGAGTGA
- a CDS encoding HNH endonuclease — protein sequence MSDDKDDASEELGKTGEKMGGIADRFGATTEASETIDTTETDETTDTTETTETTETIDGAKQTSTPSSEMTETTDTLGPGDEGFVLREDWNGRTIYLPDDVVDDLDIRYSEVNVEWQREHGEQLPKNERFYPALIRAAINETSIEEELGLDG from the coding sequence ATGAGTGACGATAAAGACGACGCCAGCGAGGAGCTGGGAAAGACCGGCGAGAAGATGGGTGGTATCGCTGACCGTTTCGGTGCGACGACTGAGGCGTCTGAAACAATCGATACGACCGAAACGGACGAAACGACTGACACAACAGAAACGACCGAAACGACTGAAACGATCGATGGGGCTAAGCAGACCTCCACGCCATCGTCTGAAATGACTGAAACGACTGACACGCTCGGGCCGGGCGATGAGGGATTCGTGCTGCGCGAAGATTGGAACGGGCGGACGATCTATCTCCCTGACGACGTCGTCGACGATCTCGACATCCGGTACTCGGAGGTCAACGTCGAATGGCAGCGTGAGCATGGCGAGCAGCTTCCGAAGAATGAGCGGTTCTATCCGGCGTTGATCCGGGCGGCAATCAATGAGACGTCTATCGAGGAAGAGCTCGGTCTCGACGGGTAG
- a CDS encoding MarR family transcriptional regulator — protein sequence MTMDMEEFEAAGNGEERLSTSEALVKFLLENRDRAWKRSEIADEINRDPNTVGTNLSRLKDRGLVRHRKNHWAITDDHHRLVEATRFSKAFSTLNKSFGSIIQSEEEAKAWSDAQPDRPHPSVVDGEETTQTIEPEGDNGDDQ from the coding sequence ATGACAATGGACATGGAAGAGTTTGAGGCTGCGGGGAACGGGGAGGAGAGATTATCCACTAGCGAGGCACTTGTGAAGTTCCTCCTCGAGAATAGGGATCGAGCGTGGAAGCGCAGCGAGATCGCAGACGAAATCAACCGTGACCCGAACACCGTAGGAACGAACCTGAGCCGATTGAAAGATCGCGGTCTCGTTCGCCACCGCAAGAATCATTGGGCGATCACAGACGATCACCATCGACTCGTCGAAGCGACCCGGTTCTCAAAGGCATTCTCAACGCTCAACAAGTCGTTTGGATCGATTATCCAGAGCGAGGAGGAAGCAAAAGCGTGGAGCGACGCACAACCGGATCGGCCGCATCCGAGTGTTGTTGACGGTGAAGAAACCACCCAAACTATTGAACCTGAAGGAGACAACGGCGACGATCAGTGA
- a CDS encoding TRAM domain-containing protein, which translates to MTEISDSLRSLFSAQIEEHDGSYVVDIPASEIEHDALAAEETYRIAILASESSTEQKAQQDQHQSTAQETTTTSQGPPVDEGEVRDVTIETTGDQGDGIAKVERGYVVIVPGGQPGDEPTVEIEQVQENVAFASIVEQDSRAL; encoded by the coding sequence ATGACTGAAATTTCTGATTCGCTTCGCTCTCTGTTCAGTGCTCAAATCGAAGAACATGATGGGTCATATGTCGTGGACATCCCGGCGAGTGAAATCGAGCATGACGCGCTCGCTGCTGAGGAAACGTATCGCATCGCAATCCTGGCGTCGGAATCCTCGACAGAACAGAAGGCCCAGCAAGACCAACACCAATCGACTGCCCAAGAAACGACTACGACATCACAGGGTCCCCCCGTGGATGAAGGTGAGGTTCGCGACGTGACGATTGAGACGACGGGTGATCAAGGCGATGGCATCGCGAAGGTTGAGCGGGGGTACGTCGTGATCGTCCCCGGCGGACAACCAGGTGATGAACCGACGGTCGAGATCGAGCAAGTTCAAGAGAACGTCGCGTTTGCCAGCATCGTCGAACAAGACTCACGGGCGCTCTAA
- a CDS encoding DUF6788 family protein, translating into MEQPSSPTSLPKYLAEGLPKQDTETLQEVQSYIEALIEYRDQSVDTDELPETAEPVDDSDSAGSSTVVKEKVTCGDHSCKCASGDPADMHGPYLYRYYRENGTMKSEYVGKPGSE; encoded by the coding sequence ATGGAGCAGCCGTCATCACCCACCTCTCTTCCGAAGTATCTCGCAGAAGGACTCCCTAAACAGGATACGGAGACACTTCAGGAGGTACAGAGTTACATAGAGGCGCTCATCGAGTACCGCGACCAGTCGGTTGACACTGACGAACTTCCCGAGACTGCCGAGCCCGTCGACGACTCCGATAGCGCCGGAAGCTCGACCGTCGTCAAAGAGAAAGTTACCTGTGGCGACCACAGCTGTAAGTGCGCCAGCGGGGATCCCGCAGATATGCACGGCCCGTATCTCTATCGCTACTATCGTGAGAACGGGACGATGAAATCGGAGTACGTCGGAAAGCCAGGAAGTGAGTAG
- a CDS encoding restriction endonuclease — protein sequence MTDETLSVPPGFARELTQLIDAIETFRVALTEEETLTTVENVTVRRRLFLALYPLKTIRRQLADSEGVLSHADRDVVTWDDSDEALYHIQLRLGRLLEDLSIEGYDRSSQEYSIEQTLEIIRDHIVILQDALSEGPTDDSTLPEQLSSHRSAYADVAGRGIGDGRWLEYQLHRALKRWGYQAETRQRLFGLEVDVVAVRKPKQQQPTDWIVAQCKDWTSDTITPSTIFRLCTIAFACRAMPVLCHTTEITSNAKELARRFEVRVLDLTDLERAALPGPQVYKPTAELHTWPPHYGARDDRGTLPVMFYGEPGKRFSYVPGFRPVGMESDYKPIDDDRDDDTHPAAGH from the coding sequence ATGACAGATGAAACACTCTCGGTTCCACCGGGGTTCGCCCGCGAGCTCACCCAGCTCATCGACGCTATTGAGACGTTCCGGGTTGCCCTGACTGAGGAGGAGACACTCACGACCGTCGAAAACGTCACCGTACGGCGACGGTTGTTCCTCGCGCTCTACCCGCTCAAGACGATCCGCCGACAGCTTGCAGATTCAGAGGGTGTTCTGTCTCACGCAGATCGTGACGTTGTGACCTGGGACGACTCCGACGAAGCACTCTATCACATTCAACTACGTCTCGGTCGGCTGCTTGAGGATCTCTCTATTGAGGGGTACGACCGCTCCTCACAGGAGTATTCGATCGAGCAAACACTCGAGATAATTCGAGACCATATCGTCATCCTTCAGGACGCACTTTCTGAGGGGCCAACGGACGACTCCACGCTGCCCGAGCAACTCTCCAGTCACCGATCGGCCTATGCAGATGTGGCTGGCCGTGGGATTGGCGATGGACGGTGGCTTGAGTATCAACTCCATCGCGCGTTGAAGCGGTGGGGGTACCAAGCAGAGACCCGCCAGCGCCTGTTCGGTCTCGAGGTCGACGTCGTGGCTGTTCGGAAGCCAAAACAACAGCAGCCGACAGATTGGATCGTTGCGCAGTGTAAAGACTGGACGAGCGACACGATCACGCCGTCGACGATCTTCCGGTTGTGTACGATCGCGTTTGCCTGCCGGGCAATGCCGGTTCTGTGTCATACAACCGAGATCACATCCAACGCCAAAGAACTCGCTCGTCGCTTTGAGGTTCGGGTACTCGATCTCACCGATCTGGAACGCGCAGCGCTTCCTGGGCCGCAGGTGTACAAGCCGACGGCTGAACTCCACACGTGGCCCCCACATTACGGGGCACGAGACGATCGGGGGACGCTCCCGGTCATGTTCTACGGCGAGCCTGGCAAACGCTTCAGCTACGTACCCGGTTTTCGTCCCGTCGGCATGGAGAGTGACTACAAACCGATCGACGACGACCGAGATGACGATACCCACCCAGCTGCTGGGCACTAA
- a CDS encoding SWIM zinc finger family protein, which produces MDVTEEAVRNICTNAVFERGENYLDEGRIGEIHRIETTVTAVVSGSRQYDVRIDLTADEFDPWCDCPYNGAGACKHVVAVLLRCVDKLPPDEGDRLNAALEAADADDLRAFLYETLAGDAALRERFVARFGEDSTRSVDELRAAIDRQFEETNSDYFVVFEPIDFSEWFDLAAEYREQEQYAPAAVVYRALVESLDDNMERVDGAYDHFSQAFSQALDGYVDCVGATDREGDAAADAVAFLNERASSGTSFLAEHFERAAAELQEGVGEGSPE; this is translated from the coding sequence ATGGACGTGACTGAGGAGGCCGTTCGGAATATCTGCACGAACGCGGTCTTCGAGCGCGGCGAGAACTATCTCGATGAGGGCCGTATCGGCGAGATACACCGCATCGAAACCACCGTCACCGCCGTCGTGAGCGGGAGCCGCCAGTACGACGTGCGTATCGACCTCACGGCCGACGAGTTCGACCCGTGGTGTGACTGTCCGTATAACGGAGCGGGGGCGTGTAAGCACGTCGTCGCCGTGCTGCTTCGGTGTGTTGACAAGCTTCCTCCTGACGAGGGTGACCGGCTCAACGCCGCACTCGAGGCTGCCGACGCCGACGACCTGCGAGCGTTCCTTTATGAAACGCTGGCTGGCGACGCTGCTCTCCGCGAGCGCTTCGTCGCCCGGTTCGGTGAAGATTCGACACGGTCGGTCGACGAACTGCGCGCCGCGATCGACCGGCAGTTCGAGGAGACGAACTCCGACTACTTCGTCGTCTTCGAACCGATCGACTTCTCGGAGTGGTTCGATCTTGCGGCGGAGTATCGCGAGCAGGAGCAATACGCCCCGGCAGCAGTGGTCTACCGGGCGCTCGTCGAATCACTCGACGACAACATGGAGCGCGTCGACGGTGCGTACGACCACTTCTCACAGGCATTCTCGCAGGCACTCGACGGGTACGTTGACTGCGTTGGGGCCACGGACCGTGAGGGCGACGCCGCTGCGGACGCTGTCGCGTTCCTCAACGAGCGGGCTTCGTCGGGCACGTCGTTCCTCGCGGAACACTTCGAACGGGCAGCAGCTGAGCTCCAGGAGGGAGTGGGTGAGGGATCTCCCGAATAG